Proteins from a genomic interval of Gopherus evgoodei ecotype Sinaloan lineage chromosome 7, rGopEvg1_v1.p, whole genome shotgun sequence:
- the DPF2 gene encoding zinc finger protein ubi-d4 isoform X3, producing MAAVVQNVVKLLGEQYYKDAMEQCHNYNARLCAERSVRLPFLDSQTGVAQSNCYIWMEKRHRGPGLASGQLYSYPARRWRKKRRAHPPEDPRLSFPSIKPDTDQTLKKEGLISQDGSSLEALLRTDPLEKRSLPDPRNDDDSLSEFPVTNSRARKRILEPDDFLDDLDDEDYEEDTPKRRGKGKAKGKGVSGARKKLDAAILEDRDKPYACDICGKRYKNRPGLSYHYAHSHLAEEEGEDKEDSQPPTPVSQRSEEQKSKKGPDGLALPNNYCDFCLGDSKINKKTGHPEELVSCSDCGRSGHPSCLQFTPVMMAAVKTYRWQCIECKCCNICGTSENDDQLLFCDDCDRGYHMYCLTPPMSEPPEGSWSCHLCLDLLKEKASIYQNQNSS from the exons TCTTGGAGAGCAATATTACAAAGATGCAATGGAGCAGTGCCACAACTACAACGCCAGGCTGTGTGCTGAGAGGAGCGTCCGGCTGCCTTTCCTAGACTCGCAGACCGGAGTGGCACAGAGCAACTGCTACATATGGATGGAGAAGCGTCACAGAGGCCCAG GTTTAGCCTCTGGCCAGCTCTACTCCTACCCAGCTCGCCGTTGGCGGAAAAAACGTCGTGCTCACCCTCCTGAGGATCCGAGGCTTTCCTTCCCTTCCATCAAACCAG ACACTGATCAGACCTTAAAGAAAGAGGGGCTGATCTCCCAGGATGGCAGCAGTCTGGAGGCTCTCCTGAGGACTGATCCCCTGGAGAAACGCAGCCTGCCAGACCCGCGCAACGATGACGACAGCCTCAGCGAGTTCCCTGTCACCAACAGCCGTGCGCGGAAG CGGATCCTTGAACCCGATGACTTCCTGGATGATCTGGATGATGAAGACTATGAAGAGGATACGCCAAAGCGACGAGGCAAGGGCAAAGCCAAG GGTAAAGGTGTCAGTGGTGCTCGGAAGAAGCTGGATGCAGCCATATTAGAAGATAGAGATAAACCTTATGCCTGCGACA TCTGTGGGAAGCGTTACAAGAACCGCCCTGGGCTCAGTTACCACTATGCTCACTCCCATctggctgaggaggagggggaggataaGGAAGATTCGCAGCCCCCGACACCTGTCTCTCAGAGATCCGAGGAGCAGAAGT CCAAGAAAGGTCCTGATGGCTTGGCTTTGCCCAACAATTACTGTGACTTCTGCCTGGGAGACTCAAAAATCAACAAGAAGACTGGGCACCCGGAGGAGCTGGTGTCATGTTCAGACTGTGGGCGATCAG GGCACCCTTCTTGCCTCCAGTTCACCCCGGTTATGATGGCAGCAGTGAAGACGTACCGTTGGCAGTGCATCGAGTGCAAATGCTGCAACATCTGTGGCACTTCGGAGAACGAT GACCAGCTGCTCTTCTGTGATGATTGTGATCGTGGTTATCACATGTATTGCCTAACTCCACCCATGTCAGAGCCACCTGAAG ggagctggagctgtCACTTGTGTCTGGATTTGCTGAAGGAGAAAGCCTCAATCTATCAGAACCAGAACTCCTCTTGA
- the DPF2 gene encoding zinc finger protein ubi-d4 isoform X6 yields MAAVVQNVVKLLGEQYYKDAMEQCHNYNARLCAERSVRLPFLDSQTGVAQSNCYIWMEKRHRGPGLASGQLYSYPARRWRKKRRAHPPEDPRLSFPSIKPDTDQTLKKEGLISQDGSSLEALLRTDPLEKRSLPDPRNDDDSLSEFPVTNSRARKGKGVSGARKKLDAAILEDRDKPYACDNSYKQKHTLKPPDRVCGKRYKNRPGLSYHYAHSHLAEEEGEDKEDSQPPTPVSQRSEEQKSKKGPDGLALPNNYCDFCLGDSKINKKTGHPEELVSCSDCGRSGHPSCLQFTPVMMAAVKTYRWQCIECKCCNICGTSENDDQLLFCDDCDRGYHMYCLTPPMSEPPEGSWSCHLCLDLLKEKASIYQNQNSS; encoded by the exons TCTTGGAGAGCAATATTACAAAGATGCAATGGAGCAGTGCCACAACTACAACGCCAGGCTGTGTGCTGAGAGGAGCGTCCGGCTGCCTTTCCTAGACTCGCAGACCGGAGTGGCACAGAGCAACTGCTACATATGGATGGAGAAGCGTCACAGAGGCCCAG GTTTAGCCTCTGGCCAGCTCTACTCCTACCCAGCTCGCCGTTGGCGGAAAAAACGTCGTGCTCACCCTCCTGAGGATCCGAGGCTTTCCTTCCCTTCCATCAAACCAG ACACTGATCAGACCTTAAAGAAAGAGGGGCTGATCTCCCAGGATGGCAGCAGTCTGGAGGCTCTCCTGAGGACTGATCCCCTGGAGAAACGCAGCCTGCCAGACCCGCGCAACGATGACGACAGCCTCAGCGAGTTCCCTGTCACCAACAGCCGTGCGCGGAAG GGTAAAGGTGTCAGTGGTGCTCGGAAGAAGCTGGATGCAGCCATATTAGAAGATAGAGATAAACCTTATGCCTGCGACA ATAGTTACAAACAAAAGCATACCTTGAAACCTCCCGACCGAG TCTGTGGGAAGCGTTACAAGAACCGCCCTGGGCTCAGTTACCACTATGCTCACTCCCATctggctgaggaggagggggaggataaGGAAGATTCGCAGCCCCCGACACCTGTCTCTCAGAGATCCGAGGAGCAGAAGT CCAAGAAAGGTCCTGATGGCTTGGCTTTGCCCAACAATTACTGTGACTTCTGCCTGGGAGACTCAAAAATCAACAAGAAGACTGGGCACCCGGAGGAGCTGGTGTCATGTTCAGACTGTGGGCGATCAG GGCACCCTTCTTGCCTCCAGTTCACCCCGGTTATGATGGCAGCAGTGAAGACGTACCGTTGGCAGTGCATCGAGTGCAAATGCTGCAACATCTGTGGCACTTCGGAGAACGAT GACCAGCTGCTCTTCTGTGATGATTGTGATCGTGGTTATCACATGTATTGCCTAACTCCACCCATGTCAGAGCCACCTGAAG ggagctggagctgtCACTTGTGTCTGGATTTGCTGAAGGAGAAAGCCTCAATCTATCAGAACCAGAACTCCTCTTGA
- the DPF2 gene encoding zinc finger protein ubi-d4 isoform X1, whose amino-acid sequence MAAVVQNVVKLLGEQYYKDAMEQCHNYNARLCAERSVRLPFLDSQTGVAQSNCYIWMEKRHRGPGLASGQLYSYPARRWRKKRRAHPPEDPRLSFPSIKPDTDQTLKKEGLISQDGSSLEALLRTDPLEKRSLPDPRNDDDSLSEFPVTNSRARKRILEPDDFLDDLDDEDYEEDTPKRRGKGKAKGKGVSGARKKLDAAILEDRDKPYACDNSYKQKHTLKPPDRVCGKRYKNRPGLSYHYAHSHLAEEEGEDKEDSQPPTPVSQRSEEQKSKKGPDGLALPNNYCDFCLGDSKINKKTGHPEELVSCSDCGRSGHPSCLQFTPVMMAAVKTYRWQCIECKCCNICGTSENDDQLLFCDDCDRGYHMYCLTPPMSEPPEGSWSCHLCLDLLKEKASIYQNQNSS is encoded by the exons TCTTGGAGAGCAATATTACAAAGATGCAATGGAGCAGTGCCACAACTACAACGCCAGGCTGTGTGCTGAGAGGAGCGTCCGGCTGCCTTTCCTAGACTCGCAGACCGGAGTGGCACAGAGCAACTGCTACATATGGATGGAGAAGCGTCACAGAGGCCCAG GTTTAGCCTCTGGCCAGCTCTACTCCTACCCAGCTCGCCGTTGGCGGAAAAAACGTCGTGCTCACCCTCCTGAGGATCCGAGGCTTTCCTTCCCTTCCATCAAACCAG ACACTGATCAGACCTTAAAGAAAGAGGGGCTGATCTCCCAGGATGGCAGCAGTCTGGAGGCTCTCCTGAGGACTGATCCCCTGGAGAAACGCAGCCTGCCAGACCCGCGCAACGATGACGACAGCCTCAGCGAGTTCCCTGTCACCAACAGCCGTGCGCGGAAG CGGATCCTTGAACCCGATGACTTCCTGGATGATCTGGATGATGAAGACTATGAAGAGGATACGCCAAAGCGACGAGGCAAGGGCAAAGCCAAG GGTAAAGGTGTCAGTGGTGCTCGGAAGAAGCTGGATGCAGCCATATTAGAAGATAGAGATAAACCTTATGCCTGCGACA ATAGTTACAAACAAAAGCATACCTTGAAACCTCCCGACCGAG TCTGTGGGAAGCGTTACAAGAACCGCCCTGGGCTCAGTTACCACTATGCTCACTCCCATctggctgaggaggagggggaggataaGGAAGATTCGCAGCCCCCGACACCTGTCTCTCAGAGATCCGAGGAGCAGAAGT CCAAGAAAGGTCCTGATGGCTTGGCTTTGCCCAACAATTACTGTGACTTCTGCCTGGGAGACTCAAAAATCAACAAGAAGACTGGGCACCCGGAGGAGCTGGTGTCATGTTCAGACTGTGGGCGATCAG GGCACCCTTCTTGCCTCCAGTTCACCCCGGTTATGATGGCAGCAGTGAAGACGTACCGTTGGCAGTGCATCGAGTGCAAATGCTGCAACATCTGTGGCACTTCGGAGAACGAT GACCAGCTGCTCTTCTGTGATGATTGTGATCGTGGTTATCACATGTATTGCCTAACTCCACCCATGTCAGAGCCACCTGAAG ggagctggagctgtCACTTGTGTCTGGATTTGCTGAAGGAGAAAGCCTCAATCTATCAGAACCAGAACTCCTCTTGA
- the DPF2 gene encoding zinc finger protein ubi-d4 isoform X4, translated as MAAVVQNVVKLLGEQYYKDAMEQCHNYNARLCAERSVRLPFLDSQTGVAQSNCYIWMEKRHRGPGLASGQLYSYPARRWRKKRRAHPPEDPRLSFPSIKPDTDQTLKKEGLISQDGSSLEALLRTDPLEKRSLPDPRNDDDSLSEFPVTNSRARKRILEPDDFLDDLDDEDYEEDTPKRRGKGKAKGKGVSGARKKLDAAILEDRDKPYACDICGKRYKNRPGLSYHYAHSHLAEEEGEDKEDSQPPTPVSQRSEEQKSKKGPDGLALPNNYCDFCLGDSKINKKTGHPEELVSCSDCGRSGHPSCLQFTPVMMAAVKTYRWQCIECKCCNICGTSENDLLFCDDCDRGYHMYCLTPPMSEPPEGSWSCHLCLDLLKEKASIYQNQNSS; from the exons TCTTGGAGAGCAATATTACAAAGATGCAATGGAGCAGTGCCACAACTACAACGCCAGGCTGTGTGCTGAGAGGAGCGTCCGGCTGCCTTTCCTAGACTCGCAGACCGGAGTGGCACAGAGCAACTGCTACATATGGATGGAGAAGCGTCACAGAGGCCCAG GTTTAGCCTCTGGCCAGCTCTACTCCTACCCAGCTCGCCGTTGGCGGAAAAAACGTCGTGCTCACCCTCCTGAGGATCCGAGGCTTTCCTTCCCTTCCATCAAACCAG ACACTGATCAGACCTTAAAGAAAGAGGGGCTGATCTCCCAGGATGGCAGCAGTCTGGAGGCTCTCCTGAGGACTGATCCCCTGGAGAAACGCAGCCTGCCAGACCCGCGCAACGATGACGACAGCCTCAGCGAGTTCCCTGTCACCAACAGCCGTGCGCGGAAG CGGATCCTTGAACCCGATGACTTCCTGGATGATCTGGATGATGAAGACTATGAAGAGGATACGCCAAAGCGACGAGGCAAGGGCAAAGCCAAG GGTAAAGGTGTCAGTGGTGCTCGGAAGAAGCTGGATGCAGCCATATTAGAAGATAGAGATAAACCTTATGCCTGCGACA TCTGTGGGAAGCGTTACAAGAACCGCCCTGGGCTCAGTTACCACTATGCTCACTCCCATctggctgaggaggagggggaggataaGGAAGATTCGCAGCCCCCGACACCTGTCTCTCAGAGATCCGAGGAGCAGAAGT CCAAGAAAGGTCCTGATGGCTTGGCTTTGCCCAACAATTACTGTGACTTCTGCCTGGGAGACTCAAAAATCAACAAGAAGACTGGGCACCCGGAGGAGCTGGTGTCATGTTCAGACTGTGGGCGATCAG GGCACCCTTCTTGCCTCCAGTTCACCCCGGTTATGATGGCAGCAGTGAAGACGTACCGTTGGCAGTGCATCGAGTGCAAATGCTGCAACATCTGTGGCACTTCGGAGAACGAT CTGCTCTTCTGTGATGATTGTGATCGTGGTTATCACATGTATTGCCTAACTCCACCCATGTCAGAGCCACCTGAAG ggagctggagctgtCACTTGTGTCTGGATTTGCTGAAGGAGAAAGCCTCAATCTATCAGAACCAGAACTCCTCTTGA
- the DPF2 gene encoding zinc finger protein ubi-d4 isoform X2: MAAVVQNVVKLLGEQYYKDAMEQCHNYNARLCAERSVRLPFLDSQTGVAQSNCYIWMEKRHRGPGLASGQLYSYPARRWRKKRRAHPPEDPRLSFPSIKPDTDQTLKKEGLISQDGSSLEALLRTDPLEKRSLPDPRNDDDSLSEFPVTNSRARKRILEPDDFLDDLDDEDYEEDTPKRRGKGKAKGKGVSGARKKLDAAILEDRDKPYACDNSYKQKHTLKPPDRVCGKRYKNRPGLSYHYAHSHLAEEEGEDKEDSQPPTPVSQRSEEQKSKKGPDGLALPNNYCDFCLGDSKINKKTGHPEELVSCSDCGRSGHPSCLQFTPVMMAAVKTYRWQCIECKCCNICGTSENDLLFCDDCDRGYHMYCLTPPMSEPPEGSWSCHLCLDLLKEKASIYQNQNSS, translated from the exons TCTTGGAGAGCAATATTACAAAGATGCAATGGAGCAGTGCCACAACTACAACGCCAGGCTGTGTGCTGAGAGGAGCGTCCGGCTGCCTTTCCTAGACTCGCAGACCGGAGTGGCACAGAGCAACTGCTACATATGGATGGAGAAGCGTCACAGAGGCCCAG GTTTAGCCTCTGGCCAGCTCTACTCCTACCCAGCTCGCCGTTGGCGGAAAAAACGTCGTGCTCACCCTCCTGAGGATCCGAGGCTTTCCTTCCCTTCCATCAAACCAG ACACTGATCAGACCTTAAAGAAAGAGGGGCTGATCTCCCAGGATGGCAGCAGTCTGGAGGCTCTCCTGAGGACTGATCCCCTGGAGAAACGCAGCCTGCCAGACCCGCGCAACGATGACGACAGCCTCAGCGAGTTCCCTGTCACCAACAGCCGTGCGCGGAAG CGGATCCTTGAACCCGATGACTTCCTGGATGATCTGGATGATGAAGACTATGAAGAGGATACGCCAAAGCGACGAGGCAAGGGCAAAGCCAAG GGTAAAGGTGTCAGTGGTGCTCGGAAGAAGCTGGATGCAGCCATATTAGAAGATAGAGATAAACCTTATGCCTGCGACA ATAGTTACAAACAAAAGCATACCTTGAAACCTCCCGACCGAG TCTGTGGGAAGCGTTACAAGAACCGCCCTGGGCTCAGTTACCACTATGCTCACTCCCATctggctgaggaggagggggaggataaGGAAGATTCGCAGCCCCCGACACCTGTCTCTCAGAGATCCGAGGAGCAGAAGT CCAAGAAAGGTCCTGATGGCTTGGCTTTGCCCAACAATTACTGTGACTTCTGCCTGGGAGACTCAAAAATCAACAAGAAGACTGGGCACCCGGAGGAGCTGGTGTCATGTTCAGACTGTGGGCGATCAG GGCACCCTTCTTGCCTCCAGTTCACCCCGGTTATGATGGCAGCAGTGAAGACGTACCGTTGGCAGTGCATCGAGTGCAAATGCTGCAACATCTGTGGCACTTCGGAGAACGAT CTGCTCTTCTGTGATGATTGTGATCGTGGTTATCACATGTATTGCCTAACTCCACCCATGTCAGAGCCACCTGAAG ggagctggagctgtCACTTGTGTCTGGATTTGCTGAAGGAGAAAGCCTCAATCTATCAGAACCAGAACTCCTCTTGA
- the DPF2 gene encoding zinc finger protein ubi-d4 isoform X5 — MEQCHNYNARLCAERSVRLPFLDSQTGVAQSNCYIWMEKRHRGPGLASGQLYSYPARRWRKKRRAHPPEDPRLSFPSIKPDTDQTLKKEGLISQDGSSLEALLRTDPLEKRSLPDPRNDDDSLSEFPVTNSRARKRILEPDDFLDDLDDEDYEEDTPKRRGKGKAKGKGVSGARKKLDAAILEDRDKPYACDNSYKQKHTLKPPDRVCGKRYKNRPGLSYHYAHSHLAEEEGEDKEDSQPPTPVSQRSEEQKSKKGPDGLALPNNYCDFCLGDSKINKKTGHPEELVSCSDCGRSGHPSCLQFTPVMMAAVKTYRWQCIECKCCNICGTSENDDQLLFCDDCDRGYHMYCLTPPMSEPPEGSWSCHLCLDLLKEKASIYQNQNSS, encoded by the exons ATGGAGCAGTGCCACAACTACAACGCCAGGCTGTGTGCTGAGAGGAGCGTCCGGCTGCCTTTCCTAGACTCGCAGACCGGAGTGGCACAGAGCAACTGCTACATATGGATGGAGAAGCGTCACAGAGGCCCAG GTTTAGCCTCTGGCCAGCTCTACTCCTACCCAGCTCGCCGTTGGCGGAAAAAACGTCGTGCTCACCCTCCTGAGGATCCGAGGCTTTCCTTCCCTTCCATCAAACCAG ACACTGATCAGACCTTAAAGAAAGAGGGGCTGATCTCCCAGGATGGCAGCAGTCTGGAGGCTCTCCTGAGGACTGATCCCCTGGAGAAACGCAGCCTGCCAGACCCGCGCAACGATGACGACAGCCTCAGCGAGTTCCCTGTCACCAACAGCCGTGCGCGGAAG CGGATCCTTGAACCCGATGACTTCCTGGATGATCTGGATGATGAAGACTATGAAGAGGATACGCCAAAGCGACGAGGCAAGGGCAAAGCCAAG GGTAAAGGTGTCAGTGGTGCTCGGAAGAAGCTGGATGCAGCCATATTAGAAGATAGAGATAAACCTTATGCCTGCGACA ATAGTTACAAACAAAAGCATACCTTGAAACCTCCCGACCGAG TCTGTGGGAAGCGTTACAAGAACCGCCCTGGGCTCAGTTACCACTATGCTCACTCCCATctggctgaggaggagggggaggataaGGAAGATTCGCAGCCCCCGACACCTGTCTCTCAGAGATCCGAGGAGCAGAAGT CCAAGAAAGGTCCTGATGGCTTGGCTTTGCCCAACAATTACTGTGACTTCTGCCTGGGAGACTCAAAAATCAACAAGAAGACTGGGCACCCGGAGGAGCTGGTGTCATGTTCAGACTGTGGGCGATCAG GGCACCCTTCTTGCCTCCAGTTCACCCCGGTTATGATGGCAGCAGTGAAGACGTACCGTTGGCAGTGCATCGAGTGCAAATGCTGCAACATCTGTGGCACTTCGGAGAACGAT GACCAGCTGCTCTTCTGTGATGATTGTGATCGTGGTTATCACATGTATTGCCTAACTCCACCCATGTCAGAGCCACCTGAAG ggagctggagctgtCACTTGTGTCTGGATTTGCTGAAGGAGAAAGCCTCAATCTATCAGAACCAGAACTCCTCTTGA